tggggtggaaggaatgattttgagggaattgaatgcattttggaatgggtaattccattccattgaccaaccaaacacccttttcttcattcactcgtaatcatccattccatttCACCTCTCATTCcagcataccaaacactacctaactTTTCCGAAAAGCCAGTAAATCAATAACTTATTTCAAAAAGCTTAGTCAAACATGCCCTTCGAAGGACATGGATTTCCGGCATCTTCTAACCCTCTTCCAACATTCAAAAACTGCAACTCATCTTCACCAAATCCATTCTTACATCCTCAAAACCTCCCGCAATCACGACGAACTCATCATCTCCAAATTCATCCTCGCATCCTCTTCGATATCCATCGACATTGCTAGACAATTCTTCCACAACTCGCCAGTAACCCCACCATTATTCGCATGGAACACGATGATCAAAGAGTACTCCAAGAGCCCAACACCATCCGAATCAATCAAACTCTATAGCCACCTTCAAAGAACCACTGATCTTCAACCTGATAAATTCACATACCCATTTGTTCTCAAGTCGTGCGGACGATGCTTGTTGTTTGCGGCTGGTGGGTCGGTGCATTCGGAGATTTTAAAGGTGGGTTTTGATTCGGATCGGTTTATAAAAAATACCCTTGTGAGGATGTATGCTGCTTTTGGAAGTATTGGGTTTGCAggtcaggtgtttgatgaaatgactgAGAGAGATGTGGTTTCTTGGAGTTCTATGATTGCTGCTTATCTTACTTGGTATGTTATTTCAGATCCTGTATTGATTAAATAAGCAATAAAACACATTAATATAGCATGATCAACATTCTAATAGTTAGTAAGGCCATCCATTATGGTTTAAATATTGATCATTAGATGTGGTTTTTCTCATTGTGTACACTAGTTTCTGGTATCCTTTATAGTATTATCGACATTTTTATAGTTACTAACAAACCAAATTATGCAGCAAGTATCCGTTGGATGCATTATCGGTGTTCCTAGACATGAAGCAAGCAAACGAAAAGCCGAATTCCGTAACTTTGGTTAGCCTGCTTTCTGTTTGTTCTCATCTGGTCAACATCAAAATGGGGGAATCCATCCATTCATACATTCTCACGAACGGTATCAAACTGGATGTCTCTCTAGCCACTGCACTCATCGAGATGTACTCAACATGTGGCTACATAGAGAAAGCTTTACTAATCTTTAACTCGACAAGCGACAGAAATCTGCAATCTTGGACTATAATGATTTCCGGGCTTGCAGAAAACGGGCATGGAGAACAAGCAATCTCATTGTTTAACGAGATGGAAGATCTCGGGTTCATACCTGATGCCGTTTCGTTTTCGGGGATTCTTTCTGCTTGTAGTCACTTGGGTCTGGTTGAAATGGGACAAAAGTATTTTGATCAAATGGTGAATCTTTACAACATTGAACCAACGATGGAACATTACGGATGCATGGTGGACATGTTTGGGCGAGCTGGGATGATTGAAGAAGCGTATCATGTGTTAAAATCCATGCCGATGGAACCTAACGCCATTGTGTTAAGGAGCTTCATTAGTGCGTATAAGAACTATGGAAGCATGATTACTTTTGATGACAATTTGGTGAAGCTTCTGTTAGAGATTGAGCCGGATCTTGGATCAAACTATGTGTTATCTGCTAATGTGTCTTCTGTTTCTGGTTGTTGGAGCGAGGTAGATGACGTAAGAGATGCCATGAAAGGTAAAGGATTGAAGAAAGTTTCAGGGCGCAGTTGGCTACAAGATAACCGTAGTTAATGGAGAAGATTAGACAtgtaaatgaaccgaacattTAGTGA
The Helianthus annuus cultivar XRQ/B chromosome 6, HanXRQr2.0-SUNRISE, whole genome shotgun sequence genome window above contains:
- the LOC110865427 gene encoding pentatricopeptide repeat-containing protein At2g36730, translating into MDFRHLLTLFQHSKTATHLHQIHSYILKTSRNHDELIISKFILASSSISIDIARQFFHNSPVTPPLFAWNTMIKEYSKSPTPSESIKLYSHLQRTTDLQPDKFTYPFVLKSCGRCLLFAAGGSVHSEILKVGFDSDRFIKNTLVRMYAAFGSIGFAGQVFDEMTERDVVSWSSMIAAYLTCKYPLDALSVFLDMKQANEKPNSVTLVSLLSVCSHLVNIKMGESIHSYILTNGIKLDVSLATALIEMYSTCGYIEKALLIFNSTSDRNLQSWTIMISGLAENGHGEQAISLFNEMEDLGFIPDAVSFSGILSACSHLGLVEMGQKYFDQMVNLYNIEPTMEHYGCMVDMFGRAGMIEEAYHVLKSMPMEPNAIVLRSFISAYKNYGSMITFDDNLVKLLLEIEPDLGSNYVLSANVSSVSGCWSEVDDVRDAMKGKGLKKVSGRSWLQDNRS